Proteins encoded by one window of Bactrocera oleae isolate idBacOlea1 chromosome 4, idBacOlea1, whole genome shotgun sequence:
- the LOC138856914 gene encoding uncharacterized protein encodes MDVEDIHSAPKTVRSVIAAPRASGPPIAAPRMQSATAPHSQSSAAAVRDANEEQFDEHLPPRCSLCHRPHVLKRCTIFKSMKPAQRQQIARAHGHCMTCLADSYSTFECITDGSCQYCQRPHHTLFHRFPRRANPSTTQTSHRHRQQGNPVQRQRIHRPKPSRGARSRPPPPPYGHRNQRQRATGLNAVVSTLQQLQRLLGN; translated from the coding sequence atggaCGTAGAAGATATACACAGCGCTCCCAAGACTGTGAGGTCCGTAATTGCTGCGCCTAGAGCATCTGGTCCACCCATCGCAGCACCAAGGATGCAAAGCGCCACGGCACCACacagccaatcatctgcagcagcAGTCAGGGATGCAAACGAGGAGCAGTTTGATGAGCATCTGCCTCCACGATGCAGTCTATGCCATCGACCTCACGTCCTGAAGAGGTGCACCATCTTCAAAAGCATGAAGCCCGCTCAACGCCAACAGATCGCCAGAGCCCACGGACACTGTATGACTTGCTTGGCAGATAGTTACTCCACCTTTGAGTGTATAACCGACGGATCGTGCCAATATTGCCAACGACCGCATCATACTCTGTTCCATCGATTCCCTCGACGAGCAAATCCGTCCACCACGCAGACCAGTCACCGGCACAGACAACAAGGGAATCCCGTCCAGCGCCAAAGAATACATCGCCCGAAGCCATCCAGAGGGGCACGCTCGCGGCCACCTCCACCACCCTATGGTCATCGCAACCAGCGGCAAAGGGCAACCGGATTGAACGCCGTAGTGAGCACTCTGCAACAGTTGCAGAGACTTCTAGGCaattaa